Proteins from a genomic interval of Pseudomonas paeninsulae:
- a CDS encoding Arm DNA-binding domain-containing protein, with product MGRDGRGVRAASDSSIEITFQYQGVRCRERVPLKPSATNLRKAELHKAAIDHAIAAGTFDYAATFPSSKRASQFRRNTAVMTIAMYLGEWLERKRKQLKSSTAEHYRQLITGQLIPMFGALPLGELTRKHVRDGMSQRTVSNKTLTNLQSCLRSALNDAVDDEVIEASPLAGWNYRNRETQKEDDDVDPFTAAEQAAILAAIPPERRPQVQFAFWTGLRPSELIALEWGDVDWLAGEVRIVRAKTRAASSPEAPKTASGRRTIKLLGPARDALLKQKAQTFMAGGRVFCHPLTGKPWEHSDEIRKVLWVHALKKSGVRYRRPYQTRHTYASMMLSAGEHPMWVAHQMGHRDWAMIARIYGRWMPSADAGAGARAEQLFGGNDSIMPTSEPEAAILLAARKDTKLALNVTGPTGQHA from the coding sequence ATGGGTAGAGACGGGCGAGGCGTCCGGGCGGCGTCTGACAGTAGTATCGAAATCACCTTCCAGTACCAGGGTGTCCGCTGCCGGGAGCGCGTCCCGCTCAAGCCCAGCGCCACTAATCTGAGGAAGGCCGAGCTGCACAAGGCCGCCATTGATCACGCGATCGCCGCCGGCACCTTCGACTATGCCGCCACCTTCCCAAGCTCAAAGCGCGCCAGCCAGTTCAGGCGCAACACTGCAGTTATGACAATCGCCATGTACCTGGGCGAGTGGCTGGAGCGCAAGCGCAAGCAGCTCAAGTCGAGCACTGCCGAACATTACCGGCAGCTGATCACCGGCCAGCTGATCCCCATGTTCGGCGCGCTACCCTTGGGCGAACTGACCCGCAAGCATGTGCGCGACGGTATGTCTCAGCGAACAGTCAGCAACAAGACCCTGACCAACCTGCAGAGCTGCCTGCGGTCGGCGCTGAATGACGCAGTCGATGACGAGGTCATTGAGGCCAGCCCCTTGGCAGGATGGAACTACCGCAACCGAGAAACCCAGAAGGAAGACGACGACGTGGACCCGTTCACTGCGGCCGAGCAGGCGGCAATCCTGGCCGCGATCCCGCCTGAGCGGCGCCCGCAGGTACAGTTTGCATTCTGGACAGGGCTGCGCCCGAGCGAGTTGATCGCACTGGAATGGGGTGATGTGGACTGGCTGGCTGGCGAGGTGCGCATCGTGCGCGCCAAGACCCGGGCGGCCAGCAGTCCGGAGGCGCCAAAGACCGCCAGCGGTCGGCGCACCATCAAGCTCTTGGGGCCAGCGCGTGACGCGCTGCTCAAGCAGAAGGCGCAGACCTTCATGGCGGGCGGGCGAGTGTTCTGCCATCCGCTCACCGGCAAGCCCTGGGAGCACTCCGATGAGATCCGCAAAGTGTTGTGGGTGCACGCGCTGAAGAAATCCGGTGTGCGCTACCGCCGCCCCTACCAGACCCGGCACACCTACGCGTCCATGATGCTGTCGGCCGGCGAGCATCCCATGTGGGTGGCGCATCAGATGGGGCACCGCGACTGGGCGATGATCGCCAGGATCTATGGCCGATGGATGCCGTCGGCAGACGCAGGTGCGGGAGCCCGAGCCGAGCAGCTTTTCGGAGGTAATGACAGCATTATGCCAACATCCGAGCCAGAGGCCGCGATTCTACTGGCGGCGCGCAAGGATACTAAACTGGCACTTAATGTCACTGGCCCAACAGGACA